A stretch of Mucilaginibacter terrae DNA encodes these proteins:
- the pnp gene encoding polyribonucleotide nucleotidyltransferase produces MSYNAIKKVIDLGDGRTIEIETGKLAKQADGSVVVKMGDTMLLATVVSSKEAKEGIDFLPLSVDYQEKYAATGRIPGGFLRREARLSDYEVLISRLVDRALRPLFPEDYHADTQVMISLISADKDIMPDALAGLAASAALSVSDIPFNGPISEVRVAKIDGQLVINPTLSQLANATLEFIVAGSEHDINMVEGEAHEIQEAELVEAIKFAHTAIKLQCLAQRELTIEVGKTEKRTYSHEHSNEDLKKAIYAATYDQVYAVASSASAKDERSAKFKEVRDTYIATLGEIDDITKSLAKKYYHDVEYDAIRNLVLDEGKRLDGRKTTEIRPIWSEVGYLPSAHGSAVFTRGETQSLTTVTLGAKDDEQMIDGAFINGYQKFLLHYNFPGFSTGEVRPNRGAGRREIGHGNLAMRSLKRVLPAEDENPYTIRIVSDILESNGSSSMATVCAGTLALMDAGIKITEPVSGIAMGLITNEMGTKYAILSDILGDEDHLGDMDFKVTGTKNGIVACQMDLKINGLSYEVLSNALDQAKEGRLHILGEMAKTIAAPREDYKEFAPRIVTLKIDKEFIGAVIGPGGKIIQEMQRETGANINIEEVNNVGIVQVFADNKSAIDAAVSRIRAIAAKAEVGETYEGKVRSIMPFGAFVEIMPGKDGLLHISEIDHKRLETMDGVFEVGEIVRVKLLDIDKQGKLKLSRKALMPKPERNDAPKA; encoded by the coding sequence ATGAGTTACAATGCAATTAAAAAGGTTATTGATTTAGGTGACGGCCGCACCATTGAGATCGAAACCGGAAAACTGGCCAAACAAGCCGATGGCTCGGTAGTAGTAAAAATGGGCGACACCATGTTACTGGCTACGGTAGTTTCTTCGAAAGAAGCTAAAGAAGGTATTGATTTTTTACCCCTATCAGTAGATTACCAGGAGAAGTACGCGGCTACAGGCCGTATTCCGGGCGGTTTTTTACGCCGTGAGGCACGTTTATCAGATTATGAGGTTTTGATCTCTCGTTTGGTTGACCGCGCTTTACGTCCATTATTCCCTGAGGACTATCATGCTGATACCCAGGTGATGATCTCATTAATATCGGCCGATAAAGACATTATGCCCGATGCACTGGCTGGTTTAGCCGCATCAGCAGCTTTATCTGTTTCTGATATTCCGTTCAACGGTCCAATTTCTGAAGTACGTGTTGCTAAAATTGACGGTCAGTTGGTAATCAACCCAACTTTAAGTCAGTTAGCTAATGCAACTTTAGAATTCATTGTTGCCGGTTCGGAGCATGATATTAACATGGTTGAAGGCGAAGCACACGAAATTCAGGAAGCTGAATTAGTTGAGGCTATCAAATTTGCCCACACTGCCATTAAATTACAGTGTTTAGCTCAACGCGAGTTAACTATTGAAGTTGGTAAAACCGAAAAACGTACTTACAGCCATGAGCACAGCAACGAGGATTTGAAAAAAGCCATCTACGCTGCTACTTATGACCAGGTTTACGCAGTTGCTTCTTCTGCTTCGGCAAAAGATGAGCGCTCGGCTAAGTTTAAAGAAGTACGCGATACTTACATTGCTACTTTAGGCGAAATTGACGATATTACTAAATCGTTAGCTAAAAAATATTACCACGATGTGGAGTATGACGCTATCCGTAACCTTGTATTAGACGAAGGCAAACGTTTAGACGGTCGTAAAACCACCGAAATTCGTCCTATATGGAGCGAGGTTGGTTACTTACCATCTGCACATGGTAGCGCGGTATTTACCCGTGGCGAAACCCAATCATTAACCACCGTTACCTTAGGTGCTAAGGATGATGAGCAAATGATCGACGGTGCGTTCATCAACGGTTACCAAAAATTCCTTTTACACTACAATTTCCCTGGTTTCTCAACCGGTGAGGTTCGTCCTAACCGTGGTGCCGGTCGCCGCGAAATTGGTCATGGTAACCTGGCTATGCGCTCGTTAAAACGCGTATTACCTGCCGAAGATGAAAACCCATACACTATCCGTATCGTTTCTGATATTTTAGAATCTAACGGTTCATCGTCAATGGCTACGGTTTGTGCCGGTACATTGGCTTTGATGGATGCCGGTATTAAAATTACCGAGCCTGTATCTGGTATAGCCATGGGCTTGATCACCAACGAAATGGGTACTAAATACGCTATCCTTTCTGATATTTTGGGTGATGAAGATCACCTGGGTGATATGGACTTTAAGGTAACCGGTACTAAAAACGGTATCGTTGCCTGTCAAATGGACTTAAAGATCAATGGCTTATCATACGAAGTTCTTTCGAACGCGTTAGATCAGGCTAAAGAAGGTCGTTTACACATCCTTGGCGAAATGGCTAAAACCATTGCCGCCCCTCGCGAAGATTACAAAGAGTTTGCTCCACGTATTGTTACCCTTAAAATCGATAAAGAATTTATTGGTGCAGTTATAGGTCCCGGTGGCAAGATCATCCAGGAAATGCAACGCGAAACCGGTGCTAACATCAACATCGAAGAGGTTAACAACGTTGGTATAGTACAGGTATTTGCCGACAATAAATCGGCCATTGATGCTGCTGTAAGCCGCATTCGTGCTATTGCAGCTAAAGCCGAGGTTGGCGAAACTTACGAAGGTAAAGTACGTTCAATTATGCCATTTGGTGCCTTTGTTGAAATTATGCCTGGCAAAGACGGCTTGTTGCATATCTCAGAAATTGATCACAAACGTTTAGAAACCATGGACGGCGTGTTCGAGGTTGGCGAAATTGTTCGTGTTAAATTATTAGACATCGACAAACAAGGTAAACTAAAATTATCGCGTAAAGCCTTAATGCCAAAACCTGAAAGAAACGACGCTCCTAAAGCATAA
- the rpe gene encoding ribulose-phosphate 3-epimerase, translating into MNHLIAPSILAADFANLQRDIEMINHSEAQWIHVDIMDGLFVPNISFGFPVVEAVKKHAQKPLDVHLMIVDPDRYLKAFADAGAAGITVHLEACTHLHRTVQAIKELGCKAGVALNPHTPVAALEDIIEDVDMVLIMSVNPGFGGQKFISNTYKKIEQLKSMSADKNPDLLIEIDGGVNLQNAPQLLAAGANVLVAGNFVFSSANQLATIKELVEL; encoded by the coding sequence ATGAATCATTTGATTGCCCCATCAATTTTAGCGGCTGATTTTGCCAATTTACAGCGCGATATTGAAATGATTAACCATAGCGAGGCGCAGTGGATACACGTTGATATTATGGACGGCCTGTTTGTTCCTAATATTTCTTTCGGTTTCCCGGTAGTGGAAGCAGTTAAAAAGCACGCCCAAAAACCACTGGATGTGCATCTCATGATCGTTGACCCCGACCGCTACCTTAAAGCTTTTGCCGATGCCGGAGCGGCTGGTATTACGGTACACCTTGAAGCCTGTACCCATCTGCACCGCACTGTACAAGCTATTAAGGAGTTAGGTTGCAAAGCAGGCGTAGCCTTAAACCCGCATACGCCGGTTGCCGCGTTAGAAGACATCATCGAGGATGTAGATATGGTGCTCATTATGTCGGTTAACCCCGGTTTTGGTGGACAAAAATTTATCAGTAACACCTATAAAAAAATAGAACAGCTAAAGTCGATGAGTGCCGATAAGAATCCCGACCTGCTGATAGAAATAGACGGAGGAGTGAACCTGCAAAACGCACCGCAATTGCTGGCGGCAGGTGCTAATGTGCTGGTTGCCGGTAACTTTGTTTTCTCGTCGGCCAACCAATTGGCCACAATAAAGGAGCTGGTTGAACTATAA
- the serC gene encoding 3-phosphoserine/phosphohydroxythreonine transaminase has protein sequence MKHNFGAGPGILPHEVLKQASQAVVDFNGIGLSILEISHRSSEFEAVLDEAVKLTKELLEVPEGYSVLFLQGGASQQFAMVPYNLLPEGGKAAYLETGVWANKALKEAKYFGNVEVVASSKDSNFTYIPKDYTIPADAAYFHITSNNTIYGTQTQEFKPSPVPLVADMSSDIFSRTFNVADFSLIYAGAQKNMGPAGTTLVIVKDEILGKVDRKIPAMFNYQTQIEGGSMYNTPPVFAIYVSMLTLRWLKAKGGIAAMQKENDAKAAQLYKEIDRNPLFKAVAAVEDRSKMNVCFVMENPELEKPFLKLAEDKGIVGIKGHRSVGGFRASIYNALPTTSIHVLIDAMQEFAEKHK, from the coding sequence ATGAAACATAATTTCGGTGCCGGACCAGGCATCCTTCCTCACGAGGTTTTAAAACAGGCATCACAGGCCGTGGTTGATTTTAATGGAATTGGTTTATCAATTCTTGAAATTTCGCACCGCTCGTCGGAGTTTGAGGCTGTTTTAGACGAAGCTGTAAAGCTAACCAAAGAACTGTTGGAAGTGCCCGAAGGTTACTCGGTTTTGTTTTTACAAGGTGGTGCCAGCCAGCAATTTGCCATGGTGCCTTATAACCTGTTGCCCGAAGGTGGCAAAGCAGCATATCTCGAAACCGGTGTATGGGCTAACAAAGCTTTAAAAGAAGCTAAGTACTTTGGCAATGTAGAGGTGGTGGCATCTTCAAAAGACAGCAACTTTACTTACATTCCTAAAGATTACACCATACCGGCTGATGCGGCTTATTTTCACATCACCTCAAATAATACCATTTACGGTACCCAAACCCAGGAGTTTAAACCATCACCTGTGCCGTTAGTAGCCGATATGTCATCAGATATTTTCAGCCGTACGTTCAACGTGGCCGATTTTAGCCTGATCTATGCCGGTGCGCAAAAAAATATGGGCCCTGCAGGTACCACGCTGGTTATTGTTAAGGATGAAATTTTAGGTAAGGTTGACCGCAAAATTCCGGCTATGTTCAACTACCAAACTCAAATTGAGGGCGGTTCCATGTACAACACCCCGCCGGTATTTGCCATCTACGTATCAATGCTTACCCTGCGCTGGTTAAAGGCCAAGGGTGGTATTGCTGCCATGCAAAAAGAGAACGATGCCAAAGCGGCACAACTATACAAGGAAATTGACCGCAACCCGCTGTTTAAAGCCGTTGCCGCTGTTGAAGACCGCTCAAAAATGAACGTTTGCTTTGTGATGGAAAACCCTGAACTGGAGAAACCTTTCCTGAAACTTGCCGAAGATAAAGGCATAGTGGGCATTAAAGGCCACCGCAGCGTGGGTGGTTTCCGTGCATCCATTTACAATGCCCTGCCAACAACCAGCATCCACGTGCTGATTGATGCCATGCAGGAATTTGCTGAAAAACACAAGTAA
- a CDS encoding D-2-hydroxyacid dehydrogenase, whose protein sequence is MIKLLANDGIDPVGKQLLEEAGFFVDTNHIPQDELPEKLQNYDAITVRSATKVRKALIDACPNLKLIGRGGVGVDNIDVEYALERGVAVHNTPAASSASVGELVFAHLFTGVRFLQDANRKMPVEGASKFNDLKKAYAKGIELRGKTIGILGFGRIGRETAKIAYGLGMEVLAFDVYPSVTELEITLGGGVTVTIPVKYAEKDEVIAQSDFISLHVPFSEEPVIGAREFALMKKGAGLVNCSRGGTVDEDALLEALNTGGLAFAGLDVFDNEPTPRTDLLVHPKISLTPHIGASTNEAQERIGVELATLIINHFKTLAS, encoded by the coding sequence ATGATAAAATTACTCGCTAACGATGGTATAGACCCGGTAGGCAAGCAATTGCTTGAAGAAGCCGGTTTTTTTGTAGATACTAATCACATACCTCAGGATGAACTTCCTGAAAAATTACAGAACTACGATGCCATTACCGTACGTAGTGCTACCAAAGTGCGCAAAGCTTTAATTGATGCCTGCCCTAACTTAAAGCTAATTGGCCGTGGTGGTGTAGGCGTTGATAACATAGACGTTGAATACGCTTTGGAGCGTGGTGTAGCCGTGCATAATACACCAGCAGCATCATCAGCCTCAGTTGGCGAATTGGTGTTTGCCCACTTGTTTACCGGTGTACGCTTTTTGCAGGATGCTAACCGCAAAATGCCGGTTGAAGGCGCATCTAAATTTAATGATTTAAAGAAAGCTTATGCCAAAGGCATTGAGCTGCGTGGTAAAACCATTGGTATATTAGGCTTTGGCCGCATAGGTCGCGAAACGGCTAAAATAGCTTACGGCTTAGGTATGGAAGTATTGGCTTTTGACGTTTACCCATCAGTAACCGAACTTGAAATTACTTTAGGCGGCGGTGTTACCGTTACCATTCCGGTTAAGTATGCCGAAAAGGACGAGGTTATTGCTCAAAGTGATTTCATTTCGTTGCACGTACCTTTTAGCGAGGAGCCGGTAATTGGTGCCCGTGAGTTTGCCCTCATGAAAAAAGGTGCCGGCCTGGTAAATTGCTCACGCGGTGGTACGGTTGATGAGGATGCCTTGTTAGAAGCGCTGAACACCGGTGGCTTGGCATTTGCAGGCCTTGATGTATTTGACAACGAGCCAACTCCACGTACCGATTTATTGGTGCACCCCAAAATATCTTTAACCCCGCACATTGGCGCTTCAACCAACGAAGCCCAGGAGCGCATTGGTGTTGAATTGGCTACTTTGATCATCAATCATTTTAAAACGCTGGCTTCATAA